In one Streptomyces venezuelae genomic region, the following are encoded:
- a CDS encoding amino acid permease, with the protein MSRTSTQQDAAPDEAPKADSPLVHGLKQRHLSMIALGGVIGAGLFVGSGAGIAAAGPSIVLAYAVSGALVMLVMRMLGEMSAANPASGSFSVHAERAIGPWAGFTAGWGFWFLLCVAVGLEGIGAAKIMVGWFPDSPEWVWVALFMLVFCGANLTAVKNFGEFEFWFAALKVGAITLFLGIGVLAILGVLPGSDNPAPGLENLTGEGGFMPNGTDGLIIGLLASVFAYGGLETVTIAAAESENPVKSVAKAVRTAMWRIAVFYVGSMLVVVTLLPWDNKEVAAKGPYVATLDHLGIPGAGEIMNVIVLVALLSAMNANIYGASRMSYSLIERGQGPKALGKVSGGVPRLAVLASSVFGFVCVLLSYWRPDDVFPWLLNMIGAMILMVWIFIAVSQLILRRRTEREAPEKLVIRMWAFPFLTWVALAAMAYIFYLMTDQPDTRKQLLATGGLTLALAVIGIVRQKLAERRAAAV; encoded by the coding sequence ATGTCTCGGACGTCCACCCAACAGGACGCAGCACCCGACGAAGCACCGAAGGCCGACTCCCCGCTGGTCCACGGCCTCAAGCAGCGGCACCTCTCCATGATCGCGCTCGGTGGTGTGATCGGAGCCGGGCTCTTCGTGGGCTCCGGGGCGGGCATCGCCGCGGCCGGTCCCTCGATCGTCCTCGCCTACGCCGTCTCCGGCGCACTTGTCATGCTCGTGATGCGCATGCTCGGTGAGATGTCGGCCGCGAACCCCGCGTCGGGCTCCTTCTCGGTCCACGCCGAGCGCGCCATCGGCCCTTGGGCGGGCTTCACCGCGGGCTGGGGCTTCTGGTTCCTGCTCTGCGTCGCCGTCGGACTCGAAGGCATCGGCGCCGCCAAGATCATGGTGGGCTGGTTCCCCGACAGCCCCGAGTGGGTGTGGGTCGCCCTCTTCATGCTGGTGTTCTGCGGCGCCAACCTGACGGCCGTGAAGAACTTCGGCGAGTTCGAGTTCTGGTTCGCCGCCCTCAAGGTCGGCGCCATCACGCTCTTCCTCGGCATCGGCGTCCTCGCGATCCTCGGCGTCCTGCCGGGCTCGGACAACCCGGCCCCCGGCCTGGAGAACCTGACGGGCGAGGGCGGCTTCATGCCGAACGGCACGGACGGCCTGATCATCGGCCTCCTCGCCTCCGTCTTCGCGTACGGCGGCCTGGAGACCGTCACGATCGCCGCCGCCGAGTCCGAGAACCCGGTCAAGAGCGTCGCGAAGGCCGTGCGCACCGCGATGTGGCGCATCGCCGTCTTCTACGTCGGTTCGATGCTCGTCGTCGTGACGCTGCTGCCGTGGGACAACAAGGAGGTCGCCGCCAAGGGACCGTACGTCGCCACGCTCGACCACCTGGGCATCCCCGGCGCCGGCGAGATCATGAACGTCATCGTCCTGGTCGCCCTGCTCTCCGCGATGAACGCCAACATCTACGGCGCCTCGCGCATGTCGTACTCCCTGATCGAGCGCGGCCAGGGCCCGAAGGCGCTCGGCAAGGTCTCGGGCGGCGTGCCGCGCCTCGCGGTGCTCGCCTCCTCCGTCTTCGGCTTCGTCTGCGTGCTGCTCAGCTACTGGCGTCCGGACGACGTCTTCCCGTGGCTGCTCAACATGATCGGCGCGATGATCCTGATGGTCTGGATCTTCATCGCCGTCTCGCAGCTCATCCTGCGCCGCAGGACCGAGCGCGAGGCCCCGGAGAAGCTCGTCATCCGGATGTGGGCGTTCCCGTTCCTGACGTGGGTGGCGCTCGCCGCCATGGCGTACATCTTCTACCTGATGACCGACCAGCCCGACACGCGCAAGCAGCTGCTCGCCACGGGCGGTCTGACGCTGGCGCTCGCCGTCATCGGGATCGTGCGGCAGAAGCTCGCGGAGAGGCGGGCGGCGGCCGTCTAG
- a CDS encoding amino acid permease, producing MHDAPPDSLPATGSGPEPLGGGLKQRHLTMLGLGGVIGAGLFVGSGAGISVAGPGIVVSYLIAGALAMCVMRMLGEMSAAMPASGSFSVHAERALGRWAGFSVGWLYWFLLVVVLAVEATGAAQIANGWAPAVPQWAWVLLFMVVFTAANLASVKNFGEFEFWFATLKVFAIIAFLVLGLLAVFGVLPETDPVGLTNLTGQGGFLPHGWSGVVSGVLAVVFAFGGLEVVTIAAAESDDPVRSVARAVRSAVYRILFFYVGSMLVIVTVLPWTAQQAGVSPYVTVLDSIGVPSAGTIMNIVVFVALLSALNANLYGSSRMVFSLAERGEAPRALLKVSRRGTSGGEASGGGVPRRAVLASVAFGFVSVVLNLKWPDSVFLYMLNSVGAVLLFVWALIAVSQLRLRRRIEREAPERLVLRMWAFPYLTWAALAAMAAVLGLMLTDADARPQLLWSAGATALVLAVAGLREWRATRTTSSA from the coding sequence ATGCACGACGCACCACCGGACAGCCTGCCCGCGACGGGGTCCGGACCCGAGCCCCTCGGCGGCGGCCTCAAGCAGCGTCACCTCACCATGCTCGGCCTGGGCGGTGTCATCGGCGCCGGGCTCTTCGTGGGATCGGGCGCCGGGATCTCGGTGGCGGGCCCCGGCATCGTCGTCTCGTATCTGATCGCGGGGGCGCTCGCGATGTGTGTGATGCGGATGCTCGGCGAGATGTCGGCGGCGATGCCCGCTTCGGGTTCGTTCTCCGTGCACGCGGAGCGCGCGCTGGGCCGCTGGGCGGGGTTCAGCGTCGGCTGGCTCTACTGGTTCCTGCTGGTCGTGGTGCTCGCCGTGGAGGCGACCGGCGCCGCGCAGATCGCCAACGGCTGGGCGCCGGCGGTGCCGCAGTGGGCCTGGGTGCTGCTCTTCATGGTCGTCTTCACGGCGGCCAACCTCGCGTCGGTGAAGAACTTCGGCGAGTTCGAGTTCTGGTTCGCGACCCTCAAGGTCTTCGCGATCATCGCGTTCCTGGTCCTCGGCCTGCTCGCGGTCTTCGGCGTGCTGCCGGAGACGGACCCGGTGGGCCTGACGAATCTGACCGGTCAGGGCGGGTTCCTGCCGCACGGCTGGTCCGGTGTCGTCTCGGGCGTCCTCGCCGTCGTCTTCGCGTTCGGCGGCCTTGAGGTCGTGACGATCGCGGCCGCCGAGTCCGACGACCCGGTGCGCTCGGTGGCCCGCGCGGTGCGCAGCGCGGTCTACCGGATCCTCTTCTTCTACGTCGGGTCGATGCTGGTCATCGTGACGGTGCTGCCCTGGACGGCGCAGCAGGCGGGGGTCAGTCCGTATGTGACGGTCCTCGACTCGATCGGGGTGCCGTCCGCCGGGACGATCATGAACATCGTGGTGTTCGTGGCGCTGCTCTCCGCGCTGAACGCCAACCTGTACGGGTCCTCCCGGATGGTCTTCTCGCTGGCCGAGCGCGGCGAGGCACCGAGGGCGCTGCTGAAGGTGTCCCGCCGCGGGACGTCCGGCGGCGAGGCGTCCGGCGGCGGGGTGCCGCGGCGTGCGGTCCTCGCGTCCGTCGCGTTCGGCTTCGTGTCCGTGGTCCTCAATCTGAAGTGGCCGGACTCCGTCTTCCTCTACATGCTCAACTCCGTCGGCGCGGTGCTGCTCTTCGTCTGGGCGCTGATCGCGGTGTCGCAGTTGCGGCTGCGGCGGCGCATCGAGCGCGAGGCGCCGGAGCGGCTCGTGCTGCGGATGTGGGCGTTCCCGTATCTGACGTGGGCGGCGCTGGCCGCGATGGCGGCCGTGCTCGGGCTGATGCTGACGGACGCCGACGCGCGGCCGCAGCTGCTGTGGTCGGCGGGGGCGACGGCGCTCGTCCTGGCGGTCGCGGGGCTGCGGGAGTGGCGCGCGACCCGCACGACGAGCTCTGCGTGA
- a CDS encoding biotin transporter BioY — MSIAAATTRPGQVLADLLPASRVKDAALVLGGAALTGIAAQIAVPVPGSPVPVTGQTFAALLVGTSLGARRGFLSLALYALVGMAGMPWFAQAGSGVAAPSLGYVLGMLLAATVVGALARRGGDRSVLRTAGTMVLGSAIIYAVGVPYLAAATGMSMTQAVAAGLTPFLIGDALKAALAMGVLPTAWKFLDR; from the coding sequence ATGAGCATCGCCGCTGCCACCACCCGCCCCGGCCAGGTCCTCGCCGACCTGCTGCCCGCGTCCCGTGTGAAGGACGCGGCGCTCGTGCTCGGCGGCGCCGCGCTCACCGGAATCGCCGCCCAGATCGCGGTGCCCGTGCCGGGCTCCCCGGTGCCGGTGACCGGCCAGACCTTCGCCGCGCTGCTCGTCGGCACGTCGCTCGGCGCCCGCCGCGGCTTCCTCTCCCTCGCGCTGTACGCCCTCGTGGGCATGGCGGGCATGCCGTGGTTCGCGCAGGCCGGCTCCGGCGTCGCGGCCCCGTCCCTCGGCTACGTCCTCGGCATGCTGCTCGCCGCCACCGTGGTGGGCGCCCTGGCCCGCCGCGGCGGCGACCGCTCCGTGCTGCGCACGGCGGGCACGATGGTCCTCGGTTCCGCGATCATCTACGCGGTCGGCGTCCCGTACCTGGCCGCCGCCACCGGCATGTCGATGACCCAGGCGGTCGCCGCCGGCCTCACGCCGTTCCTGATCGGCGACGCCCTGAAGGCCGCGCTCGCGATGGGCGTCCTGCCGACGGCGTGGAAGTTCCTCGACCGCTGA
- a CDS encoding amino acid permease, with the protein MTSQPSLAKADSTPHPPGDPRSGDSGDTGDGLKAGLKNRHLSMIAIGGVIGAGLFVGSSSGIAAAGPAILVSYALVGTMVVLVMRMLGEMAAARPASGSFSTYADQALGRWAGFSIGWLYWFFWVVVLAVEATAGAVILNGWIPAVPQWGWALIVMVVLTATNLVSVGSYGEFEFWFAGIKVVAIGGFVVIGLLAVFGVLPGSDNPGAGFAHLTDAGGFMPKGAGAILTGVLMVVFSFMGSEIVTLAAGESEDPQRAVTKATNSVIWRIGVFYLGSILVVITLLPWNDKSITEDGSYVAALNSIGIPHAGQVMNVIVLTAVLSCLNSGLYTASRMAFSLGQRGDAPKAFARTNARGVPQAAILGSVVFGFVAVWFNYQWKDTVFDFLLNSSGAVALFVWLIISFTQLRMRGIILREEPEKLVVKMWLFPYLTWVTIAMISFVLVYMLTDEAGRKQVLLSLLAAAFVVVFSLVREKVRPRDAVDA; encoded by the coding sequence ATGACCTCGCAACCCTCCCTTGCGAAGGCAGACAGCACGCCCCATCCCCCTGGGGATCCGCGGTCTGGCGACAGTGGTGACACCGGCGACGGCCTGAAAGCGGGTCTCAAGAACCGCCACCTCTCCATGATCGCGATCGGCGGTGTGATCGGCGCCGGTCTCTTCGTCGGCTCGAGTTCCGGCATCGCCGCCGCGGGACCCGCGATCCTCGTCTCGTACGCCCTCGTCGGCACGATGGTCGTCCTCGTGATGCGGATGCTCGGCGAGATGGCCGCCGCACGGCCCGCTTCCGGCTCCTTCTCCACCTACGCCGACCAGGCGCTCGGCCGCTGGGCCGGCTTCTCCATCGGCTGGCTCTACTGGTTCTTCTGGGTCGTCGTGCTCGCCGTGGAGGCCACCGCGGGCGCCGTGATCCTCAACGGCTGGATACCCGCCGTCCCGCAGTGGGGCTGGGCGCTCATCGTGATGGTCGTGCTCACCGCCACGAACCTCGTGTCCGTGGGCTCCTACGGTGAGTTCGAGTTCTGGTTCGCCGGGATCAAGGTCGTCGCCATCGGCGGCTTCGTGGTCATCGGCCTGCTCGCCGTCTTCGGCGTGCTGCCGGGTTCCGACAACCCGGGCGCCGGATTCGCGCACCTCACCGACGCGGGCGGCTTCATGCCCAAGGGCGCGGGCGCCATCCTCACCGGTGTGCTGATGGTCGTCTTCTCCTTCATGGGCAGCGAGATCGTCACGCTGGCCGCCGGCGAGTCCGAGGACCCGCAGCGCGCCGTCACCAAGGCGACCAACAGCGTCATCTGGCGCATCGGCGTCTTCTACCTGGGCTCGATCCTCGTCGTCATCACCCTCCTGCCGTGGAACGACAAGTCGATCACCGAGGACGGCAGTTACGTCGCCGCGCTCAACTCGATCGGCATCCCGCACGCCGGTCAGGTCATGAACGTCATCGTGCTCACCGCGGTGCTCTCCTGCCTCAACTCCGGGCTCTACACCGCCTCCCGCATGGCCTTCTCGCTCGGCCAGCGCGGTGACGCGCCCAAGGCTTTCGCGCGCACCAACGCGCGGGGCGTCCCGCAGGCCGCGATCCTCGGCTCGGTCGTCTTCGGCTTCGTCGCCGTCTGGTTCAACTACCAGTGGAAGGACACCGTCTTCGACTTCCTGCTGAACTCCTCGGGCGCCGTGGCCCTCTTCGTGTGGCTGATCATCAGCTTCACGCAGCTGCGGATGCGCGGGATCATCCTGCGCGAGGAGCCGGAGAAGCTCGTCGTGAAGATGTGGCTCTTCCCGTACCTGACGTGGGTCACGATCGCGATGATCTCGTTCGTCCTCGTCTACATGCTGACCGACGAGGCCGGCCGCAAGCAGGTGCTGCTCTCGCTCCTCGCCGCCGCCTTCGTGGTCGTCTTCTCGCTCGTACGGGAGAAGGTCCGCCCCCGGGACGCGGTCGACGCCTGA
- a CDS encoding ribose-5-phosphate isomerase, which produces MRVYLGSDHAGYELKNHLVEWLKSHGHEPVDCGPHIYDAQDDYPPFCLRAAEKTAADPEALGIVIGGSGNGEQIAANKVKGVRAALAWSEQTAALGREHNDANVISIGGRMHTQEEATKFVEIFLATPYSGEERHTRRIEMLSAYEQTGELPPVPAHHPQP; this is translated from the coding sequence ATGCGCGTGTACCTCGGCTCGGATCATGCCGGCTACGAACTCAAGAACCACTTGGTCGAATGGCTCAAGAGCCACGGCCATGAGCCCGTCGACTGCGGGCCCCACATCTATGACGCCCAGGACGACTACCCGCCGTTCTGCCTGCGCGCCGCGGAGAAGACCGCCGCGGACCCGGAGGCCCTCGGCATCGTCATCGGCGGCTCCGGCAACGGCGAGCAGATCGCCGCGAACAAGGTGAAGGGCGTGCGGGCGGCCCTGGCCTGGAGCGAGCAGACGGCGGCGCTCGGCCGCGAGCACAACGACGCGAACGTCATCTCCATCGGCGGCCGGATGCACACGCAGGAAGAGGCGACGAAGTTCGTCGAGATCTTCCTGGCGACGCCGTACTCGGGTGAGGAGCGGCACACGCGCCGCATCGAGATGCTCTCGGCCTACGAGCAGACGGGTGAGCTCCCCCCCGTCCCGGCCCACCACCCCCAGCCGTAA
- a CDS encoding Fpg/Nei family DNA glycosylase, giving the protein MPEGHTIHRLAQDHLARFAGRPATVRSPQGKFGDSAALLTGRVMETAEAHGKHLFLGFADTGWIHIHLGLFGKYTLGETPAPPPTDTVRLRLLNDAYHSDLRGPTTCALITDEEKRAIHDRLGPDPLRPADAPDNDPARAYARISRSRTTIAALLMDQKVIAGVGNVYRAEVLFRHGIDPYTPGKDVTEAQWTAIWADLVDLMHEGVRLNRIDTVRPEHTPEAMGRPPRVDDHGGEVYVYRRANMPCHLCGGDIRTADLAARNLFWCPTCQRPA; this is encoded by the coding sequence GTGCCGGAGGGGCACACCATTCATCGGCTGGCCCAGGACCACCTCGCCAGGTTCGCCGGACGCCCGGCGACGGTCCGCAGCCCGCAGGGCAAGTTCGGCGACAGCGCCGCCCTCCTCACCGGCCGGGTGATGGAGACCGCCGAGGCCCACGGCAAGCACCTCTTCCTCGGCTTCGCCGACACCGGCTGGATCCACATCCACCTCGGGCTCTTCGGCAAGTACACGCTGGGGGAGACCCCCGCGCCGCCCCCCACGGACACCGTCCGCCTGCGGCTCCTGAACGACGCGTACCACTCCGACCTCCGCGGCCCCACCACCTGCGCCCTCATCACGGACGAGGAGAAGCGGGCGATACACGACCGGCTGGGCCCCGACCCGCTGCGCCCCGCGGACGCCCCGGACAACGACCCGGCGAGGGCCTACGCCCGCATCTCGCGCAGCCGCACCACGATCGCCGCGCTCCTCATGGACCAGAAGGTCATCGCGGGCGTCGGCAACGTCTACCGCGCGGAGGTCCTCTTCCGGCACGGCATCGACCCGTACACCCCGGGCAAGGACGTCACCGAGGCGCAGTGGACCGCGATCTGGGCGGACCTCGTCGACCTGATGCACGAGGGCGTACGCCTCAACCGCATCGACACCGTCAGGCCCGAGCACACCCCGGAGGCGATGGGGCGCCCGCCGCGCGTCGACGACCACGGCGGCGAGGTGTACGTCTACCGCAGGGCGAACATGCCCTGTCACCTCTGCGGCGGCGACATCCGCACCGCGGACCTGGCGGCCCGCAACCTCTTCTGGTGCCCCACCTGCCAGCGCCCCGCCTGA
- a CDS encoding GNAT family N-acetyltransferase, with protein MTTDVRVLGKADWDAWYATLELAFGGVAESEEERELWRALTEHDRSIGVWDGGACVGTAGAFSFRMAVPGGALVETAGVTMVGVAATHRRRGILTSMMRRQLDDVRAWGEPLAVLTASEPVIYGRFGYGAATRHMKADIDTTRVSLSVPAGTDDVHLRYVRPADVHEACEALYARRVTERPGMTARQPGWERLALLDPQSERNGASPLQCVVAERAGELVGYARFAVKPEWDWQGPKGSVQVQDVEGVDPAAYAALWRFLFEIDLTSSVVVRNRPVDDALLQLVSDIRRCQVTVRDSLYVRLVEVGAALEARTYQTPLDVVFEVEDAFCPWNEGRWRLTGDAKGASCERTADAADLSLSVRELGAAYLGGASLTSLAAADRVRELRRGALAEASVAFGSDVAPWLPHGF; from the coding sequence ATGACGACAGACGTGCGGGTGCTCGGGAAGGCCGACTGGGACGCGTGGTACGCGACATTGGAGCTCGCGTTCGGCGGGGTCGCCGAGTCGGAGGAGGAACGTGAGCTCTGGCGCGCGCTCACCGAGCACGACCGGTCGATCGGCGTGTGGGACGGGGGCGCGTGCGTGGGGACGGCGGGGGCGTTCTCCTTCCGCATGGCCGTTCCCGGCGGTGCGCTGGTGGAGACGGCGGGCGTCACGATGGTCGGCGTCGCGGCCACACACCGGCGGCGCGGCATCCTGACGTCGATGATGCGACGGCAGCTGGACGACGTCCGCGCGTGGGGCGAGCCGCTGGCCGTGCTCACCGCGTCCGAGCCGGTCATCTACGGCCGGTTCGGGTACGGCGCGGCGACCCGGCACATGAAGGCCGACATCGACACGACGCGGGTGTCGCTGTCCGTGCCCGCCGGGACGGACGACGTACATCTTCGGTACGTTCGGCCCGCCGACGTCCACGAGGCCTGCGAGGCCCTGTACGCACGGCGCGTGACGGAGCGTCCGGGCATGACGGCCCGGCAGCCGGGCTGGGAGCGGCTCGCGCTGCTCGACCCGCAGAGCGAGCGCAACGGCGCGTCGCCGTTGCAGTGCGTGGTCGCCGAGCGGGCGGGCGAACTCGTCGGGTACGCGCGGTTCGCGGTGAAGCCCGAGTGGGACTGGCAGGGGCCGAAGGGTTCGGTGCAGGTGCAGGACGTCGAGGGCGTGGACCCGGCGGCGTACGCGGCGCTGTGGCGCTTCCTGTTCGAGATCGACCTGACGTCGTCGGTCGTCGTCCGCAACCGTCCGGTCGACGACGCGCTGCTGCAGCTGGTCTCCGACATCCGCCGCTGCCAGGTCACGGTGCGGGACTCGCTGTACGTGCGGCTCGTCGAGGTGGGCGCGGCCCTGGAGGCGCGGACGTACCAGACGCCGCTGGACGTGGTGTTCGAGGTCGAGGACGCCTTCTGTCCCTGGAACGAGGGCCGTTGGCGCCTCACCGGCGACGCGAAGGGCGCGTCGTGCGAGCGCACGGCCGACGCGGCCGACCTCTCCTTGTCGGTACGTGAACTGGGCGCCGCCTACCTCGGCGGTGCGTCCCTCACCTCGCTGGCGGCCGCGGACCGGGTCCGGGAGCTGCGCAGGGGCGCGCTGGCCGAGGCGTCGGTGGCCTTCGGGTCCGATGTGGCGCCCTGGCTGCCGCACGGCTTCTGA
- a CDS encoding PP2C family protein-serine/threonine phosphatase produces MEVRAEADTFTARMKKRLHRARIVLRKSGVDYFRGDGSDWVALAGLLLTIPVITTCTIINNEWFSPSALVLPIVAGGLLLRPASLLGLYAASAVALIVESVRLGPYTEGAARVTPGTVLVVAACGFFGLLIAQFRSRVGVPWRGGGTMLFDLRERIRVQSKLPKLPRGWHREMALRPAGGQSFSGDFVVAARTNGGRTLEAVLTDVSGKGMDAGSRALLLSGAFGGLLGSLPPHAFLPAANGYLLRQDWDEGFATSIHLVLDLETGDYELFSAGHPPGLQLSAGSGRWEEKTGQGPLLGVYDGAQFDPVKGVLRPGDVLMLFTDGLVETSDRDIAEGMDRLTGEADRYVAGGFHGAAWHLIEAVAKDVNDDRALLLICREA; encoded by the coding sequence ATGGAGGTACGAGCGGAAGCCGACACGTTCACGGCCCGGATGAAGAAGAGACTGCACCGGGCCCGCATCGTGCTGCGCAAATCCGGGGTCGACTACTTCCGCGGCGACGGCTCCGACTGGGTCGCCCTGGCCGGTCTGCTCCTGACCATCCCGGTCATCACGACCTGCACGATCATCAACAACGAGTGGTTCTCGCCGTCCGCGCTGGTCCTCCCGATCGTCGCCGGCGGCCTGCTGCTGCGCCCCGCCAGCCTGCTCGGCCTCTACGCCGCATCGGCGGTGGCCCTGATCGTGGAGTCCGTCCGGCTCGGGCCGTACACGGAGGGCGCCGCCCGCGTCACGCCCGGCACGGTCCTCGTGGTCGCCGCCTGCGGCTTCTTCGGACTCCTCATCGCCCAGTTCCGCAGCCGGGTCGGCGTGCCCTGGCGCGGCGGCGGCACCATGCTCTTCGACCTGCGCGAACGCATCCGCGTCCAGAGCAAGCTGCCGAAACTGCCGCGCGGCTGGCACCGCGAGATGGCGCTGCGCCCGGCCGGCGGCCAGTCCTTCTCCGGCGACTTCGTGGTCGCGGCCCGCACGAACGGCGGCCGCACCCTGGAGGCCGTCCTCACCGACGTCTCCGGCAAGGGCATGGACGCCGGTTCCCGCGCGCTGCTGTTGTCCGGAGCCTTCGGCGGCCTGCTCGGCTCCCTGCCCCCGCACGCCTTCCTGCCGGCTGCCAACGGCTACCTCCTCCGCCAGGACTGGGACGAGGGCTTCGCGACCTCCATCCACCTGGTCCTCGACCTGGAGACCGGCGACTACGAACTCTTCTCCGCGGGCCACCCGCCGGGCCTCCAGCTCAGCGCGGGCAGCGGCCGCTGGGAGGAGAAGACCGGCCAGGGCCCGCTCCTCGGCGTCTACGACGGCGCCCAGTTCGACCCCGTCAAAGGCGTCCTGCGCCCCGGCGACGTCCTGATGCTCTTCACCGACGGCCTCGTCGAGACCTCCGACCGCGACATCGCCGAGGGAATGGACCGCCTCACGGGCGAGGCCGACCGCTACGTGGCAGGAGGCTTCCACGGAGCGGCCTGGCACCTCATCGAGGCCGTGGCGAAGGACGTCAACGACGACAGGGCTCTGCTGCTGATCTGCCGGGAGGCGTGA
- a CDS encoding cation:proton antiporter, translating into MGGAFLAAAVLARLGGRIGLPTIPLFILAGILLGPHTPGVVLVSDPHDLEMLSALGLVLLLFYLGLEFHMDDLKTGGRKMAVAGGTYLALNVGAGLGFGFALGWGTSEALVLAGVLGISSSAIVTKVLVDTGRLGNPETKPILGIIVVEDIFLALYLAALQPILSGADSLAAAVMDGGKAFGFLLLLALAARFGTRLVGRLMDTRDDELLVISFLGVAVFVAGVSEWFGVADAIGAFMVGLMLGSTASGDRIRTLVHPLRDAFGAIFFFAFGLSIDPGDLPVVLWPVLAAVAVTLLMNVLAGLGAARVYGFGAGPAANISTTLLARGEFALILATMAAGAGLDERLSPFIAGYVLLLAVLGPLAAGRSDWLARVLPGGGSGDGHGGGPSVTPPGRSAAEPCRR; encoded by the coding sequence ATGGGCGGCGCCTTTCTCGCCGCCGCCGTCCTCGCCCGCCTCGGCGGCCGCATCGGACTCCCCACCATCCCGCTCTTCATCCTGGCCGGGATCCTCCTCGGCCCCCACACCCCCGGCGTGGTCCTGGTCTCCGACCCCCACGACCTGGAAATGCTCTCGGCGCTCGGCCTGGTCCTGCTGCTCTTCTACCTCGGCCTCGAGTTCCACATGGACGACCTCAAGACCGGCGGCCGCAAGATGGCCGTCGCCGGAGGCACCTATCTCGCCCTGAACGTCGGCGCCGGCCTGGGCTTCGGATTCGCGCTCGGCTGGGGCACCTCCGAAGCGCTGGTCCTCGCCGGAGTGCTCGGCATCTCCTCATCGGCGATCGTCACCAAAGTCCTCGTCGACACCGGCAGGCTCGGCAACCCCGAGACGAAGCCGATCCTCGGCATCATCGTGGTCGAGGACATCTTCCTGGCCCTCTACCTCGCGGCGCTGCAGCCCATCCTGTCCGGCGCGGACAGCCTGGCCGCCGCCGTGATGGACGGCGGCAAGGCCTTCGGCTTCCTGCTCCTGCTGGCCCTCGCGGCCCGGTTCGGCACCAGGCTCGTCGGCCGCCTCATGGACACCCGGGACGACGAACTCCTCGTCATCTCCTTCCTCGGCGTCGCCGTCTTCGTCGCCGGAGTCTCCGAATGGTTCGGCGTCGCCGACGCGATCGGCGCGTTCATGGTCGGCCTGATGCTCGGCAGCACGGCCTCCGGCGACCGCATCCGCACCCTGGTCCACCCGCTGCGGGACGCCTTCGGCGCGATCTTCTTCTTCGCCTTCGGCCTCTCCATCGACCCCGGCGACCTCCCGGTCGTGCTCTGGCCGGTCCTCGCGGCGGTCGCGGTCACCCTCCTGATGAACGTCCTGGCCGGACTCGGCGCGGCACGCGTGTACGGCTTCGGCGCGGGCCCCGCGGCGAACATCTCCACGACCCTCCTCGCCCGCGGCGAGTTCGCCCTGATCCTCGCCACGATGGCAGCGGGCGCGGGCCTCGACGAACGCCTCTCCCCCTTCATCGCGGGGTACGTGCTGTTGCTGGCGGTCCTCGGGCCTCTGGCCGCGGGACGCTCGGACTGGCTGGCGCGGGTGCTGCCGGGCGGCGGAAGCGGCGACGGCCACGGAGGTGGCCCGAGCGTCACGCCTCCCGGCAGATCAGCAGCAGAGCCCTGTCGTCGTTGA
- a CDS encoding ABC transporter ATP-binding protein yields the protein MGLRRKKNRVVEEDVRVLGGAIDDRAVPGGTPGDWAVELRGVRRQYGRGSGAVHALAGIDLALPRGSFTAVMGPSGSGKSTFLQCAAGLDRPSGGTVRLGGTEITGMSENKLTALRRTRLGFVFQAFNLLPSLTVEQNVVLPMRLAGHRPDRRKAAEMLTRVGLGDKGRRRPGQLSGGQQQRVAIARALITQPDVIFADEPTGALDTTTATEILGLLRSAVDSLGATVVMVTHDPAAAAHADRVLFLADGSIVDRLERASAAQIAARMTALTAPAAYAGVAA from the coding sequence ATGGGGCTGCGGCGGAAGAAGAACCGAGTCGTCGAGGAGGACGTCCGCGTTCTCGGCGGGGCGATCGACGACCGGGCCGTCCCCGGCGGGACACCCGGTGACTGGGCCGTGGAACTGCGCGGCGTCCGCCGTCAGTACGGCCGCGGCTCCGGCGCCGTCCACGCCCTCGCCGGCATCGACCTCGCCCTGCCCCGCGGCAGCTTCACCGCCGTCATGGGACCCTCCGGCTCCGGCAAGTCGACCTTCCTGCAGTGCGCCGCCGGCCTCGACCGGCCGAGCGGCGGCACCGTCCGCCTCGGCGGCACCGAGATCACCGGCATGAGCGAGAACAAGCTCACCGCCCTGCGCCGCACCCGCCTCGGCTTCGTCTTCCAGGCCTTCAACCTGCTGCCGTCGCTCACCGTCGAGCAGAACGTCGTCCTGCCCATGCGCCTCGCGGGCCACCGCCCCGACCGCCGCAAGGCCGCCGAGATGCTCACCCGCGTCGGCCTCGGCGACAAGGGACGCCGCCGCCCCGGCCAGCTCTCCGGCGGCCAGCAGCAGCGCGTCGCCATCGCCCGCGCCCTGATCACCCAGCCCGACGTGATCTTCGCCGACGAGCCGACCGGCGCCCTCGACACCACCACCGCGACCGAGATCCTCGGCCTGCTGCGCTCCGCCGTCGACAGCCTCGGCGCCACCGTCGTCATGGTCACTCACGACCCGGCGGCCGCCGCCCACGCCGACCGCGTCCTCTTCCTCGCCGACGGCTCGATCGTCGACCGCCTGGAGCGCGCCTCCGCCGCGCAGATCGCCGCCCGCATGACCGCCCTGACCGCGCCCGCCGCCTACGCGGGGGTGGCCGCGTAA